Proteins co-encoded in one Strix uralensis isolate ZFMK-TIS-50842 chromosome 2, bStrUra1, whole genome shotgun sequence genomic window:
- the SLC19A2 gene encoding thiamine transporter 1, with amino-acid sequence MAGPRGDRPARRSTRAGGGGCCWALPTGLLCAYGFFCSVRPSEPFLTRYLLGPHKNLSETQVFNEIYPVWTYSYLALLFPVFLATDYLRYKPVVLLQGLSLIVTWFMLLYAQGLRAVQVLEFFYGMGTATDIAYYSYIYSIVDVNLYQKVTSYCRSATLVGYMVGSVAGQVLVSVAGWSLFSLNVISLTSISVAFGMAWFLPMPQKSLFFHHVSSQQLGWEMKVMDCKSGSAVQDHPSVQRAPGWEDEMKVPLKGDGPSAEKEEQNVDIVEALKDLWQDFLQCYSSRTMLCWSVWWALSTCGYFQVINYAQGLWEMVQPSRSTEIYNGAVEAASTLLGAVAVFVVGHIKASWAKWGEVTLALFSFLIAAAVYIMDTVRDICVCYASYVIFRIIYMLLITIATFQIATNLSVERYALVFGVNTFIALALQTLLTLIVVDASGLGLDIFTQFMIYASYFAAISLVFLGSGIYSIVKAYGRQEQMQSSSPESQ; translated from the exons atggcggggccgcggggggacCGGCCGGCGCGGCGCTCCAcccgggctggcggcggcgggtgcTGCTGGGCGCTGCCCACCGGGCTGCTGTGCGCCTACGGCTTCTTCTGCAGCGTGCGGCCCTCGGAGCCCTTCCTCACCCGGTACCTGCTGGGGCCGCACAAAAACCTCTCCGAGACCCAG GTGTTCAACGAGATTTACCCGGTGTGGACTTACTCCTACCTGGCGCTGCTGTTCCCGGTGTTCCTGGCCACGGACTACCTGCGGTACAAGCCCGTGGTCCTGCTGCAGGGCCTGAGCCTCATCGTCACCTGGTTCATGCTGCTGTACGCCCAGGGGCTGCGCGCCGTCCAGGTCCTCGAGTTCTTCTACGGGATGGGGACTGCCACCGACATTGCCTATTACTCCTACATCTATAGCATCGTCGATGTCAACCTGTACCAGAAGGTCACCAGCTACTGCCGGAGTGCCACCCTGGTGGGCTACATGGTGGGCTCGGTGGCCGGGCAGGTCCTTGTGTCGGTGGCAGGATGGTCGCTCTTCAGCTTGAACGTTATCTCCTTAACCAGCATATCCGTTGCCTTTGGCATGGCATGGTTCCTGCCCATGCcacagaaaagccttttctttcaCCACGTCTCAAGTCAGCAGCTTGGTTGGGAAATGAAGGTCATGGACTGTAAAAGTGGATCGGCTGTCCAAGATCATCCCAGTGTGCAGAGGGCACCCGGCTGGGAGGATGAGATGAAAGTTCCCTTAAAGGGGGATGGTCCTTCAGCAGAAAAAGAG GAGCAGAATGTAGACATCGTAGAAGCGCTCAAAGATCTCTGGCAGGACTTTCTGCAGTGCTACTCCTCCCGGACCATGCTCTGCTGGTCTGTGTGGTGGGCACTGTCCACCTGCGGCTACTTCCAGGTCATCAACTACGCTCAGGGCCTGTGGGAGATGGTGCAGCCTTCTCGGAGCACGGAGATCTACAATGGTGCTGTGGAGGCAGCCTCGACGCTGCTAG GAGCTGTTGCAGTGTTTGTTGTGGGTCACATAAAAGCATCCTGGGCGAAGTGGGGTGAAGTGACACTTGCCCTGTTCTCCTTTCTTATTGCTGCTGCCGTATATATCATGGACACAGTTCGTGACATCTGCGTGTGCTATGCATCCTATGTTATCTTCAGAATTATCTACATGCTGCTAATCACGATAGCAAC GTTCCAGATCGCTACAAATCTCAGCGTGGAGCGGTACGCCCTGGTGTTTGGGGTCAATACTTTCATTGCCTTAGCACTTCAGACTCTGCTCACTTTGATTGTTGTGGATGCCAGTGGGCTGGGGTTGGACATCTTCACCCAG TTCATGATTTATGCCTCTTACTTCGCGGCCATCTCGCTGGTGTTCTTGGGCAGTGGCATATACAGTATTGTGAAAGCTTACGGAAGACAAGAGCAGATGCAAAGCAGCTCTCCTGAAAGCCAGTAG